In Candidatus Cloacimonadota bacterium, the following proteins share a genomic window:
- a CDS encoding hydrogenase iron-sulfur subunit, whose translation MKEFKPKIVSFLCKWCTSAGADLAGTSRMKYPVSILPIRVMCSSRVDPMFVVKAFLNGADGVLIGGCHPGDCHYQEGNYHTRRRFVLLTKVFDSLGLDTKRLKLSWISASEGPKFAKVSNEYTEEIKSFGENPTRTNVFL comes from the coding sequence ATGAAAGAATTCAAACCCAAAATCGTAAGTTTTCTGTGCAAGTGGTGTACTTCTGCGGGAGCAGATTTAGCCGGCACCAGCAGAATGAAATATCCTGTTTCCATTTTGCCGATAAGAGTTATGTGTTCCAGTAGAGTGGATCCGATGTTCGTTGTAAAAGCCTTTTTGAATGGTGCTGATGGAGTTCTGATCGGTGGTTGTCATCCGGGTGATTGTCATTACCAGGAAGGAAATTATCATACCAGGAGAAGATTCGTCCTCTTAACTAAAGTTTTTGATTCTCTCGGATTAGATACCAAAAGGTTGAAATTATCCTGGATTTCAGCATCGGAAGGACCGAAATTTGCCAAAGTCAGTAATGAATATACTGAAGAAATAAAAAGTTTTGGAGAAAATCCAACCAGAACAAATGTGTTCTTATAA
- a CDS encoding hydrogenase iron-sulfur subunit, with protein MKEEFTPKIVGFLCNWCSYAGADLAGAAKLEIQPSITVVRVMCTSRIDPNLVLTTFLMGADGILIAGCHPGDCHYEEGNYYARRRFALMKKVVETLKIDPERLQLSWVSASEGKRYAEVVNKFTEKIKKMGPNPVRTNPYL; from the coding sequence ATGAAAGAAGAATTTACTCCTAAAATAGTAGGTTTTCTTTGTAACTGGTGTTCATATGCCGGAGCTGATCTGGCAGGTGCTGCCAAGTTGGAAATTCAACCATCGATAACAGTGGTCAGGGTTATGTGTACAAGCAGGATCGATCCGAATTTGGTTTTAACGACTTTTTTAATGGGAGCAGACGGAATCCTGATTGCCGGTTGTCATCCTGGTGATTGTCATTATGAAGAAGGAAATTATTATGCCCGTAGAAGATTTGCTTTAATGAAAAAAGTGGTTGAAACTCTGAAAATAGATCCGGAAAGATTACAGTTATCCTGGGTATCTGCTTCCGAAGGAAAACGCTATGCGGAAGTAGTAAACAAGTTCACGGAAAAAATTAAAAAGATGGGTCCAAATCCTGTCCGGACTAATCCATATCTATAA